A region from the Triticum aestivum cultivar Chinese Spring chromosome 3D, IWGSC CS RefSeq v2.1, whole genome shotgun sequence genome encodes:
- the LOC123073850 gene encoding cytochrome P450 84A1-like, translated as MATFAKIAMELLRDPLMWLFFASLALVAMQRRRLGSAPFPPGPKSLPVIGNMTLVDQLTHRGLAALAKQFGGLLHLRFGWLHVFAVSTPEYARAVLHEQDGAFSNRPATIAVVYLTYGRSDMAFAHNGAYWRQMRKLCVTKIFSRHRAETWLAVREGYGALAREVGRRSGEAVNLGELIFNLTVSVIFRAAFSTRDEDGLIEFVAILQEFSRLLGLFHIGDFFPWLAWVGRRGFNRRLSTARGALDRFIDKIVDEHMRRGKNPADPDADLVDGLLAFLANANPVSGKRREDALRLTRDNVKAMIMDMLFGGPETVGSTTEWAMAEMMRSPGELERLQQELADVVGLDRAVEESDLDKLPFLRCVVKEALRMHPPIPVLLHEAAKDCVVGGYSVPRGSRVLVNAWAINRDSGAWKDGDTFRPARFMPGEGEAAGLDLKGSCYEFLPFGSGRRSCPAQGLGQHAVEFAIAQLAHGFNWKLPDGMKPTELDMGDIFGLTASRSTRLYAVPTPRLTCPM; from the exons ATGGCCACCTTTGCAAAAATCGCCATGGAACTCCTCAGGGATCCACTGATGTGGCTGTTCTTCGCGTCGCTGGCCTTGGTAGCCATGCAGAGGCGGCGGCTGGGCAGCGCGCCGTTTCCTCCGGGGCCCAAGTCGCTGCCGGTCATCGGCAACATGACGCTGGTGGACCAGCTGACCCACCGCGGCCTAGCTGCGTTAGCGAAGCAGTTCGGCGGGCTGCTGCACCTTCGCTTCGGCTGGCTCCACGTCTTCGCGGTGTCGACGCCCGAGTACGCGCGCGCGGTGCTGCACGAGCAGGACGGCGCCTTCTCGAACCGCCCGGCGACCATCGCCGTGGTCTACCTCACGTACGGCCGCTCCGACATGGCGTTCGCGCACAACGGCGCCTACTGGCGCCAGATGCGCAAGCTCTGCGTCACCAAGATCTTCAGCCGCCACCGCGCCGAGACGTGGCTCGCCGTGCGCGAAGGGTACGGGGCGCTGGCCCGCGAGGTCGGCCGGCGCAGCGGCGAGGCCGTCAACCTCGGCGAGCTCATCTTCAACCTCACCGTCAGCGTCATCTTCCGCGCGGCCTTCAGCACCCGCGACGAGGACGGGCTCATCGAGTTCGTCGCCATCCTCCAGGAGTTCTCGAGGCTGCTAGGATTGTTCCACATCGGTGACTTCTTCCCGTGGCTCGCCTGGGTGGGCCGTCGTGGCTTCAACCGCCGGCTCAGCACGGCGCGCGGCGCTCTCGACAGGTTTATCGACAAGATCGTCGACGAGCACATGAGGAGGGGCAAGAACCCGGCAGACCCCGACGCCGACTTGGTAGATGGCCTGCTCGCCTTCCTCGCCAACGCAAACCCAGTCAGCGGCAAGCGCAGAGAGGACGCTCTCCGCCTCACGCGGGATAATGTCAAAGCTATGATCATG GACATGTTATTTGGTGGACCGGAAACCGTGGGGTCCACCACCGAGTGGGCGATGGCAGAGATGATGCGCAGCCCAGGCGAGCTCGAGCGGCTACAGCAGGAGCTCGCCGATGTGGTGGGGCTCGACCGGGCGGTTGAAGAATCCGACCTCGACAAGCTCCCTTTCCTCAGGTGTGTCGTCAAGGAGGCGCTACGCATGCACCCGCCCATCCCCGTGCTCCTCCACGAGGCCGCCAAGGACTGTGTTGTTGGCGGCTACTCCGTACCGAGAGGTTCCCGCGTGTTGGTCAATGCATGGGCGATCAACCGCGACAGCGGGGCCTGGAAGGATGGCGACACATTTCGACCAGCACGGTTCATGCCCGGCGAGGGCGAGGCCGCCGGTCTAGACCTCAAGGGAAGCTGCTACGAGTTCTTGCCGTTTGGGTCTGGCAGACGCTCATGCCCTGCGCAGGGGCTCGGCCAACATGCGGTTGAGTTCGCCATCGCGCAGCTGGCGCATGGTTTCAACTGGAAGCTGCCCGACGGCATGAAGCCAACAGAGCTTGACATGGGTGACATTTTTGGCCTCACCGCGTCACGCTCCACACGGCTCTATGCCGTGCCCACGCCCCGGCTCACCTGCCCCATGTAA